The genome window TTTCCCAACATTGGAAATCTGGTCGTACGGGTTTTCTTCAACGAGCAACTCGACGGTTTTCATCCCGGCGGCAACGGCGACGGGATTGCCGCTGAGCGTTCCGGCCTGATAGACATCGCCAACCGGGGCGAGGCGCTGCATCACCTCTTTGCGCCCGCCGAGAGCGGCGAGCGGCATGCCGCCGCCGATGATTTTGCCGAGCGTTGTCAGGTCGGACGTAATTCCGACCTGTTCGCCGTACGTGGTCGGCCCGAAACGGAAACCGGTGATAACTTCGTCAAAAATGAGCAGTGCGCCGCAGCGATCGGCTTCGGCGCGCAGGTGCTCGAGAAATCCGTCGACCGGAGGCACCAATCCCATATTTCCGGCGACCGGCTCGACAATGATAGCGGCAACTTCATCGCCGTACGCATCAATCAGGTCGCTGACAGCCTGTTTGTCGTTGTAGGCAGGCAGAAACACATCTCCCTCGTCCACATAAACGCCGGCTGACGAGGAAATGCCGCCGGTCAGCAGTCCGCTTCCGGCTCCGACGAGCAGTCCGTCGGAGTGCCCGTGGTAACCGCCGTCAAATTTGATGATGCGACGACGACCGGTAAAGCCGCGTGCGAGGCGCAACGCGGTCATGACCGCTTCAGTTCCGGAATTGACGAGCCGCACCTGATCCATAACCGGAACCAGCGAGCAGAGCAGTTCGGCGAATTCGACTTCGCGCGGCGTATTGATGCCAAAGGTCATGCCGTCACGGGCGGCCTTTGCGACGGCTTCGACCACTTCTTCGCGGGCGTGCCCCAGAATAAGCGGCCCCCATGAGCCGCAGAAATCGATCAGCTCACGACCATCGGCGGTTGTAATGCGCGGCCCGTGCCCTTTCACAACATAAAGCGGGTCACCGCCCACGGCATTAAATGCCCGCACAGGGCTGTTCACTCCGCCGGGAATGACCTTCTGTGCACGGCTGAAATATCGGGCTGACTGACTGTTCATTCTAAAATCCTGTTAACTAGACTAAATTCTTCTTCAATAACCACGGATCAGTAGCCTACCATGCCATCATTCATGCAAAAACAAAGTTCCATTTTTTTGATCGCTGCGGCAGGGCTGACATTGCTTTTCGGATGCAGCGAGACTGTACACAAGCGCGAATA of Tichowtungia aerotolerans contains these proteins:
- the hemL gene encoding glutamate-1-semialdehyde 2,1-aminomutase; this translates as MNSQSARYFSRAQKVIPGGVNSPVRAFNAVGGDPLYVVKGHGPRITTADGRELIDFCGSWGPLILGHAREEVVEAVAKAARDGMTFGINTPREVEFAELLCSLVPVMDQVRLVNSGTEAVMTALRLARGFTGRRRIIKFDGGYHGHSDGLLVGAGSGLLTGGISSSAGVYVDEGDVFLPAYNDKQAVSDLIDAYGDEVAAIIVEPVAGNMGLVPPVDGFLEHLRAEADRCGALLIFDEVITGFRFGPTTYGEQVGITSDLTTLGKIIGGGMPLAALGGRKEVMQRLAPVGDVYQAGTLSGNPVAVAAGMKTVELLVEENPYDQISNVGKKLAESFQGLETNCVGAHNFYLSQLGGVFTPFFGRGPIRNLAEAKACDTKAHAAFFHAMLDRGFYLPPSQFECAFISAAHTDADIEAFISAVQDI